The following DNA comes from Bathymodiolus thermophilus thioautotrophic gill symbiont.
CATGGCATTACCCCTGATGTTGACCCTGAGAATATGAAAGTTTTGGTTGATTGTGTGCATAAATTCAGTTCGAGGTAAAAGTGAATTTAAACATTAAAGTTGAAAATTTAGGTAGATTTAAAAAAGGCGAGGTAAAACTTCGCCCATTGACTGTGCTAACGGGCGAGAATGGCACGGGCAAAAGTTTTTTTACCAAAACGCTTTATTCTATCTTTAGTGTTTTAAATAAAAACTTATTACGCATAGAAATTGATAAAACAATAGTCACTATAAATATAGATTTGGAATCTTTTATTGCACAAGTTCAAAGAAAAAGTGCACTGGAAGAAAATATGGTGAAAGATGTTAAAACAAAGCTAAACCTCTTTAAAGATGCTTTAAATGTTTTTAAAGATGAGAATATAAGATTTTATAAAATCAAAATCCAGGAATTACATAAGGATATCGAAAAACCAATTAACAAACTTAACAAACACTTTGAGAAAATACAAAATAATCCCATTAAGGTTAAATTCATCAAAAATAAAATAAAAGAATTGCAGAATAATTTCTCAATCCTAGAGAGTTTTACAAAACATAATATTTACCCAAAGATACTTTCAAAGAATTTATCGAGTGAAATAAAAGAAAATTTTCAAATTTCAAATTTATACGAACTGATTTCCTTTGATGAGAGTAAATGCCAAATATACGATAAAAAAAATGGATTAAATATATCCTTTAATAAAGATAATTTTGTTGATTTTTCATTAGAACATGATTTTATTGCTGAAGTTTCTAACCTTGATAGGGTTATATTCTTTGAGTCTCCCGCTTACTGGAGTGTAAGAGACGCCCTTAACAACTCCAAAGAAGTAGAAAAAAAGGGGGACTTGACAGGGGTTTCAAAATATTTTTACGATTTAGATAAAACCTTAAACACCAAATCAACCAATCAGCCTTTAGAAATTGTATCAAAATTGGCAGTTGAATTAAAGGAAGAAATTGGTGGAGAATTTATTTTCGACAGTGGTCGCCTGTCATTTGTTGATAATTCTGGCAAAAATATTGATAAAAACTTAATTTCTTTTGGTATGACCAATTTAGGCATGATACAGGCCTTGCTTAAAAACAATGTCATTAGCAAAGGTTCGTTTGTATTTTTTGATGAGCCAGAAACAAACTTACACCCTACTTGGCAAGTTTTGTTAACTAAGGTTCTAATTGAGTTAGCGGAAAATGGTGTAAATGTAGTAATGGCAACACACAGTTTGGACATGATCAAAGCGCTTGAAGTTCACACTAAAGACAAAGATAAAAAATTTATTGCTATTAATCATTTTACAAAAGAAGGGAGGTTGTTTGAATTTGACTCTGACGATATTACTGAAAATTTAATAGAATCTAGAGAAGAATTGTCGTCTTCATACAAAGACTTATATATGAAAGACGCAAAAAATGGTTAATTTAACTAGCCATTGCAAATATTGCAAAACAATTCAGCACTCCCCGCCCATAAAGGGAGCAATAGAACAAGCGGCTTGTCAGGCTATATTATTTGATCAGAATGATAACGGGTGTGTAAAAGAATTAAATTACGGTACTTGTGCGCAAGTTGACTATATTGATTTAATAGGGAATGAACTTATTTTGATTGAATTAAAAGATTTACGGGCTCAATTGGAGAATAAAAATATGGATGATATTTTGACAAATCTCACTAAAAAATACAACGATTCTATTGACATAGTCAAAGAGAGTATTAATAATAATTGCGTCCCTAACCAGTATTATGTAGTTATAAAAAACGACACTGAGATTGTGCTATTTGATAATATTTTTCCAATAAGGAAAAGGAAAATAGATAAGCATTTCAATTTTGTTGTGTGCAAAACAAAGGAAATTTGCAACAAATTATCAACACTAGGTACCCGATTATGTCCATAATAAAAAACACTTTCAAAACCCTAAAAAAGCAGAACAAAAAAGCCTTTATTCCCTTTATCACAGCAGGCGATAGTGGGCTGGATAACACTTTTGCATTAATGCAAGTTTTGGTTGACAATGGAGCGGATGTGATTGAATTAGGCGTGCCGTTTTCAGACCCAATGGCAGATGGGCCAGTCATTGCTAAATCGCATGAACGCGCAGTGGCAAATGGGGTTAGTCTTCGCAATGTGTTAGATTTAGTTAAAAGGTTTAGGCAAATCAACGACACAACAGCGATTGTGCTGATGGGTTACCTTAATCCAATTGAAGTCTTTGGCTATCAAGCATTTGCCGATGCCGCCAGTGAAAGCGGTGTGGATGGCGTATTGGTGGTGGATATGCCACCCGAGGAAGCGCATGATTTAAAGACATGCCTGGATGGTGTTGATGTAGATTTTATTTTCTTAGTTGCACCAACTACAACGGATGATCGTTTGGCATTTTTAGCCACCATCGCCTCAGGTTTTATTTATTTTGTTGCCCTCAAAGGGGTAACAGGTGCAGGGCATTTGGATGTTGATTTGGTCAAAACACATCTCTTAAGGATTCGCCAAACGGTTAACTTGCCCATTGGCGTTGGCTTTGGCATTAAAGATGCCAAAAGTGCAAAAGCAGTGTCCGAACATGCTGATGCAGTTATTGTAGGCTCATCATTGGTTGCATTTGTTGAGCAATATGCAGATGATAAGGATAAAATGTTGGCAAGTGTGGGTGTGTTGGCGAATGAAATTTCGAGTGCAATTAAATAAGGAGCGATAACAATGAGTTGGCTAGAAAAAATCTTACCTTCTATTACCAGTGTGGCAAAGAAGAATATTCCAGAGGGCTTGTGGAGCAAGTGCCTTGAGTGTGAAACGACGATTTATTCGGAAGAATTAAAAACATTAAATTATGTTTGCCCTAAGTGCGATTATCATATGCGTATTTCTGCTCGTGTGCGACTTGAGGGTTTTTTGGATGAAGAAGGGCAGAAGGAAATTGCACCAGATTTAATTGCAGTTGACCCTTTGAAATTTAAAGACCAAAAAAAATACAAAGAACGCCTTACTTTGGCACAAAAAAACACCAATGAAAAAGATGCTTTGGTGGTGAAAAGTGGCACATTACACGGCATGGATGTTGTTGTGGCTGCCTTTGAATTTAAGTTTATGGGTGGCTCAATGGGTTCTGTGGTGGGGGAAAAATTTGTGCGTGCTGCTCAACTTAGCATGGAAACTGGGGCGCCGCTTATCTGCTTTTCAGCATCGGGTGGGGCGCGTATGCAAGAGGGGCTGTTCTCGCTTATGCAAATGAGCAAAACTGCGCTCATATTGAAATTATTAAACGATAAAAAGATTCCTTTCATCTCAATTTTGACCGATCCAACCATGGGTGGCGTGTCTGCCAGTTTTGCCATGCTGGGCGATATTCACATTGCCGAACCTAATGCACTCATTGGCTTTGCTGGCCCTAGAGTGGTGGAGCAAACAGTGCGAGAAGAATTACCATCAGGCTTTCAGCGCAGTGAATTCTTACTTGAAAAAGGTGCCATTGATATGATTGTTCATCGCCGAGATTTACGCAATAGGGTTCACCAATTGTTACAAGCATTACATGGGTAAATATAAATTATTCTATAAACTCATGCATGCAAATGGCGCTCTGGTTGACGAGTCAAACGACACTCCTTTGGTGTTTGAAATTGGTGATGGGCAACTTGACCCATGCCTAGAGTCTTGCGTTAAAGAGGCTGAGGTTGGCAAATTACAAACTTTTTTATTAAGTGCTGATGAGTCCTTTGGTCAGGTTTATGACGAAGCCATTCAAGTGATGAATCGCAGTGAATTTCCTAAAGATATGCGCCTTAAAACTGATGCCGCTGTTGAATTTAAAACGCCCACGGGCGACTCGTTCGTCGGTTGTATTGACAAAATTGATGGCGATGATATTACTGTGAATTTTAATCACCCCTTGGCAGGTTGCGATATCTCGTTTCAAGTAGAAATACTCGAAAAATATAAAAACGCTCAATGAAAGTTTTACTTGCCAATCCACGAGGTTTTTGTGCAGGCGTTGAGCGTGCCATTGAAATCGTTGAGCGTGCGTTAGCGCTACATGGTGCGCCCATTTATGTGCGCCATGAAGTGGTGCATAACAAGTTTGTCGTGAGCAGTCTAAAGTCCAAAGGTGCAATTTTTGTTGAGGAAATTGATGAGGTGCCGACAGGCAAAGTGGTAATTTTTAGTGCGCATGGTGTATCAAAAGCAGTGCGCCAACAAGCTGATAAACTTGGCGCAATTATTTATGATGCCACTTGTCCGCTGGTAACCAAAGTTCACAAAGAGGTGGTGCATAAACAAAAACAAAACCACCAAGTCATCTTAATTGGACATGAGGGGCACCCTGAAGTAGAAGGTACGCTTGGACAATCGGCTCAAGGCGCAAGCGTTAAATTGATTGAAACCATTGCAGATGTAGAGAAGTTAAATTTAAACACTAAACGCCTTTCTTATACAACCCAAACCACTTTATCTACCGACGACACTCAACAAATTGTTGATGCACTAAAGCGTAAATTTCCTGAGATTGAATCACCACAAAAAGATGATATCTGCTACGCCACACAGAACCGACAAGATGCTGTAAAAACACTCATGCAAGATTCTGATGTGCTACTGGTATTAGGCTCCAACAACTCTTCCAACTCAAATCGCCTAAGAGAAATCGCCGAAAAAATGCATAAAAACGCCTACCTCATCGATGGCGCAAAAGAAATTCAAACAAGTTGGCTAGAGGGTGCAAACACTGTAGGCGTAACTGCTGGTGCATCAGCCCCTGAAATTTTAGTACAAGAAGTGGTTGACTATTTACGCAACCACAATGCAACTGAAATTATAGAAATAAATGGCACAAAAGAAAATGTGCGCTTTCCAATACCTAAACCATTAAGACAGGAGAAAAAATGTTAAAAACAGCGTTAATTTGTGGTTCGTATGCCTTTGATTCCATCATGGTCTTCCACGATCAATTTAAAAACCACATTCTGCCAGACAAAGTGCATATACTCAATGTCTCTTTTCTGGTGCCAACCCTACGCAAAGAATTTGGCGGTTGTGGCGGTAATATCGCTTACAACCTCCATTTACTGGGTGTTAATTCGATACCAATGGCAACGGTAGGTGAAGACTTTACCCCCTATATGAACTGGATGGAATCTCAGCACATGAACACCACACATATCAAAGTAATCAAAGGCACTTACACAGGTCAAGCCTTTATCACGACCGATATGGACGACAACCAAATTACCGCTTTTCACCCTGGTGCAATGAGCGAATCTCATCAAAATAAAGTTGCCGATGTCAGTGCCGTTGATATTGGCATCGTCTCACCCGATGGACGCGATGGTATGATTGCACACGCAAAACAATTTGCAGACAACAACACCCCTTTTATTTTTGACCCCGGTCAAGGAATGCCAATGTTCTCAGGTGCAGAATTAATCACTTTTATTGAACAAGCCACTTACATCGCCGTCAATGATTACGAATCCCAAATGTTGCAAGATAAAACCAATCTCAGTCTGTCAGAAATTGCCTCAATGGTCGAAGCACTCATCATCACCAAAGGCGCCAAAGGCAGCGAAATTCACACCAATAACAACACTATCAACATCGCCCCCGCCACACCCAACGCCACACAAGATCCAACTGGCTGTGGCGACGCTTACCGTGCCGGCTTGTTATATGGCTTAATGCATAAACTAGATTGGCAAACCACAGGACAACTCGCAGGACTGCTAGGCGCAATCAAAGTTGCCCACCTCGGCACCCAAAATCATACCTTTGATCTGGACGAGATTAAACGCTTATACCAACAAAGTTATGGCTCGCCATTATTTTGAATGTAATTCTTTGAGTTGATTTTCAACCCATTCAATGCGTGCACCGTCCTCGGGCATTTGATGCTTGAGGATAAGTTGATTTTGTCCTTTGATTTGGTAGTTTCTAGGTTGGGTTTGCACTAGATTGATGATTTTTATTGGCTCAATTGTGGTTTTATTGGAGAAGGTGAGGTGTGCTTTGTCGTCATAGATTGAAATTTTATCAATGCCAATTTTTTCCGAGAAAAGTTTTAATTGGGTTACCGAGAATAGGTTTTTAGTGGCATCTGGGAGTAGGCCAAAGCGGTCAATCATTTCTATTTGTAGATCTTTCAATTCGTCGTTATTTTTAGCGTTAGAAATGCGCTTATACAGAACGAGGCGTTCGTGTACATCGCCAAGATAGGTGTCGGGAATGATGCAGGGGATGCCGGTGTCAATTTCGATTTCAGGGTTAATTGGGTCGTTTGCATTAATTTTTTTGCCTGCACGCATGGCATCAATTGTGCGTTTGAGTAAATCATGATAGAGGTTAAAGCCGATTTCGCTGATTTTTCCAGATTGATTGTCACCCAGCAAATCACCTGCACCCCGAATCTCTAAATCGTGATTGGCCAGCATAAATCCAGCGCCAAGTTCTTCTAAAGATTCAACCGCTTCTAGGCGTTTTTTGGCGTTTTTGCTCAATGATTGATGTGATTTAATCACTAAATAAGCGTAGGCTCTGTGGTGCGAACGCCCGACTCGTCCACGCAGTTGGTGCAATTGTGCCAGTCCAAAATTTTGTGCATTGTTGATAATAATAGTATTGGCATTGGGAATATCGATGCCTGTTTCAATGATAGTGGTGCAGACAAGGATTTGAAAGCGACCATGGTAAAAATCGCTCATAATTTGCTCTAATTCACGCGTTGGCATTTGCCCATGAGCGATGCGTACGCGTGCATTTGGTATAATTGATTTAAGGGTTTCTGCCATATTGTCAATTGAATCAATGTCATTATGCAGTACAAATATTTGCCCACCTCGATGCAACTCTCGAGAGCACGCCTCTTTA
Coding sequences within:
- the accD gene encoding acetyl-CoA carboxylase, carboxyltransferase subunit beta codes for the protein MSWLEKILPSITSVAKKNIPEGLWSKCLECETTIYSEELKTLNYVCPKCDYHMRISARVRLEGFLDEEGQKEIAPDLIAVDPLKFKDQKKYKERLTLAQKNTNEKDALVVKSGTLHGMDVVVAAFEFKFMGGSMGSVVGEKFVRAAQLSMETGAPLICFSASGGARMQEGLFSLMQMSKTALILKLLNDKKIPFISILTDPTMGGVSASFAMLGDIHIAEPNALIGFAGPRVVEQTVREELPSGFQRSEFLLEKGAIDMIVHRRDLRNRVHQLLQALHG
- a CDS encoding carbohydrate kinase family protein, encoding MLKTALICGSYAFDSIMVFHDQFKNHILPDKVHILNVSFLVPTLRKEFGGCGGNIAYNLHLLGVNSIPMATVGEDFTPYMNWMESQHMNTTHIKVIKGTYTGQAFITTDMDDNQITAFHPGAMSESHQNKVADVSAVDIGIVSPDGRDGMIAHAKQFADNNTPFIFDPGQGMPMFSGAELITFIEQATYIAVNDYESQMLQDKTNLSLSEIASMVEALIITKGAKGSEIHTNNNTINIAPATPNATQDPTGCGDAYRAGLLYGLMHKLDWQTTGQLAGLLGAIKVAHLGTQNHTFDLDEIKRLYQQSYGSPLF
- a CDS encoding FKBP-type peptidyl-prolyl cis-trans isomerase; the encoded protein is MGKYKLFYKLMHANGALVDESNDTPLVFEIGDGQLDPCLESCVKEAEVGKLQTFLLSADESFGQVYDEAIQVMNRSEFPKDMRLKTDAAVEFKTPTGDSFVGCIDKIDGDDITVNFNHPLAGCDISFQVEILEKYKNAQ
- the ispH gene encoding 4-hydroxy-3-methylbut-2-enyl diphosphate reductase; this translates as MKVLLANPRGFCAGVERAIEIVERALALHGAPIYVRHEVVHNKFVVSSLKSKGAIFVEEIDEVPTGKVVIFSAHGVSKAVRQQADKLGAIIYDATCPLVTKVHKEVVHKQKQNHQVILIGHEGHPEVEGTLGQSAQGASVKLIETIADVEKLNLNTKRLSYTTQTTLSTDDTQQIVDALKRKFPEIESPQKDDICYATQNRQDAVKTLMQDSDVLLVLGSNNSSNSNRLREIAEKMHKNAYLIDGAKEIQTSWLEGANTVGVTAGASAPEILVQEVVDYLRNHNATEIIEINGTKENVRFPIPKPLRQEKKC
- the trpA gene encoding tryptophan synthase subunit alpha, with amino-acid sequence MSIIKNTFKTLKKQNKKAFIPFITAGDSGLDNTFALMQVLVDNGADVIELGVPFSDPMADGPVIAKSHERAVANGVSLRNVLDLVKRFRQINDTTAIVLMGYLNPIEVFGYQAFADAASESGVDGVLVVDMPPEEAHDLKTCLDGVDVDFIFLVAPTTTDDRLAFLATIASGFIYFVALKGVTGAGHLDVDLVKTHLLRIRQTVNLPIGVGFGIKDAKSAKAVSEHADAVIVGSSLVAFVEQYADDKDKMLASVGVLANEISSAIK
- a CDS encoding AAA family ATPase, which translates into the protein MNLNIKVENLGRFKKGEVKLRPLTVLTGENGTGKSFFTKTLYSIFSVLNKNLLRIEIDKTIVTINIDLESFIAQVQRKSALEENMVKDVKTKLNLFKDALNVFKDENIRFYKIKIQELHKDIEKPINKLNKHFEKIQNNPIKVKFIKNKIKELQNNFSILESFTKHNIYPKILSKNLSSEIKENFQISNLYELISFDESKCQIYDKKNGLNISFNKDNFVDFSLEHDFIAEVSNLDRVIFFESPAYWSVRDALNNSKEVEKKGDLTGVSKYFYDLDKTLNTKSTNQPLEIVSKLAVELKEEIGGEFIFDSGRLSFVDNSGKNIDKNLISFGMTNLGMIQALLKNNVISKGSFVFFDEPETNLHPTWQVLLTKVLIELAENGVNVVMATHSLDMIKALEVHTKDKDKKFIAINHFTKEGRLFEFDSDDITENLIESREELSSSYKDLYMKDAKNG